In Cheilinus undulatus linkage group 24, ASM1832078v1, whole genome shotgun sequence, a single window of DNA contains:
- the LOC121506406 gene encoding uncharacterized protein LOC121506406 isoform X2: MDLIWVLLLLFLLCGEAKNVTKVKASLGQNATLLCSFIDGDIYWFMEVHSGFRSCIIRTFDSGDLSPPSQDDSQSELILGRLSRTELIMYASLVLNTLLLMVLAFLSASLCLKKRTCERTDGDPSATRPGHLEGVESPQYEEIQLSDRAPPPVLSRDDIYSKAGFPQSMPPPQTLLDRY; encoded by the exons ATGGATCTGATCTGGGTCTTGCTCCTCCTGTTCCTGCTCTGTGGCGAGGCCAAGAATGTGACAAAGGTCAAGGCGAGTCTGGGTCAGAACGCCActcttctctgctcttttaTAGATGGAGACATTTACTGGTTCATGGAGGTCCACAGCGGCTTCAGGAGCTGCATCATACGGACTTTTG ATTCAGGTGATCTGTCCCCTCCATCCCAGgatgacagccaatcagagctgatCCTGGGGAGACTGAGCCGCACTGAGCTGATCATGTATGCCTCCCTGGTCCTGAACACCCTCCTCCTCATGGTTCTAG CTTTCCTGtcagcctctctgtgtttgaAGAAGAGGACCTGTGAGAGGACAGACGGTGATCCTTCAGCTACCAGACCAGGGCACCTGGAGGGTGTGGAGAGTCCTCAG TACGAGGAGATCCAGCTCTCAGACAGAGCGCCCCCTCCTGTTCTTAGCCGGGACGATATTTACTCCAAAGCCgggtttcctcagtccatgccGCCTCCACAGACACTCCTGGACAGGTACTGA
- the LOC121506406 gene encoding uncharacterized protein LOC121506406 isoform X1, which translates to MDLIWVLLLLFLLCGEAKNVTKVKASLGQNATLLCSFIDGDIYWFMEVHSGFRSCIIRTFGKRSFDSYIFTSSEDKFNITQGNRLLISNITAEDYRLYFCARKQSGELQFETTFSLGPDSGDLSPPSQDDSQSELILGRLSRTELIMYASLVLNTLLLMVLAFLSASLCLKKRTCERTDGDPSATRPGHLEGVESPQYEEIQLSDRAPPPVLSRDDIYSKAGFPQSMPPPQTLLDRY; encoded by the exons ATGGATCTGATCTGGGTCTTGCTCCTCCTGTTCCTGCTCTGTGGCGAGGCCAAGAATGTGACAAAGGTCAAGGCGAGTCTGGGTCAGAACGCCActcttctctgctcttttaTAGATGGAGACATTTACTGGTTCATGGAGGTCCACAGCGGCTTCAGGAGCTGCATCATACGGACTTTTGGTAAACGCTCCTTTGATTCCTACATTTTTACATCTTCAGAGGATAAATTCAACATTACACAAGGAAACAGGCTGCTGATATCAAACATCACAGCTGAGGACTATAGACTTTATTTCTGTGCTAGAAAGCAAAGCGGTGAACTTCAGTTTGAGACGACATTCAGCCTCGGCCCAG ATTCAGGTGATCTGTCCCCTCCATCCCAGgatgacagccaatcagagctgatCCTGGGGAGACTGAGCCGCACTGAGCTGATCATGTATGCCTCCCTGGTCCTGAACACCCTCCTCCTCATGGTTCTAG CTTTCCTGtcagcctctctgtgtttgaAGAAGAGGACCTGTGAGAGGACAGACGGTGATCCTTCAGCTACCAGACCAGGGCACCTGGAGGGTGTGGAGAGTCCTCAG TACGAGGAGATCCAGCTCTCAGACAGAGCGCCCCCTCCTGTTCTTAGCCGGGACGATATTTACTCCAAAGCCgggtttcctcagtccatgccGCCTCCACAGACACTCCTGGACAGGTACTGA
- the LOC121506268 gene encoding ICOS ligand-like isoform X2 translates to MNSFCFASMSVFIGAMCALTRFTEILLLSILVFSVITVSGQERIKAQVGDSVLLPCVYDKGLVPDTADVFWRDNNNSVVLEIIKKKPDLTGQNNKYKNRVTSFESEYGRGNFSIQMTNLQLDDSSSYECHIIKVDFIQKLVLTVSERRVGAADSTSPGAAGGAVATSTCFLRTLLPVCLCLILSALP, encoded by the exons ATGAATTCTTTCTGTTTCGCTTCCATGTCGGTGTTCATCGGTGCCATGTGCGCGTTAACGAG GTTCACAGAAATCCTTCTGCTCAGCATTTTGGTTTTCAGCGTGATCACAG TGAGCGGCCAGGAGCGGATCAAGGCCCAGGTCGGAGACTCGGTCCTGCTGCCTTGTGTTTACGACAAAGGGCTGGTCCCAGACACCGCCGACGTCTTCTGgagagacaacaacaacagcgTGGTGCTGGAAATCATCAAAAAGAAGCCCGACCTGACGGGCcagaataataaatataaaaaccgCGTGACCAGCTTTGAGTCCGAGTACGGCCGAGGGAACTTCTCCATCCAGATGACGAACCTACAGCTGGACGACAGCAGCTCCTACGAGTGTCACATCATCAAGGTGGACTTCATCCAGAAGCTGGTCCTCACCGTGTCAG aGCGGCGTGTGGGGGCAGCAGACAGTACATCTCCAGGAGCAGCAGGTGGCGCTGTGGCAACATCAACATGCTTCCTCAGGACtctacttcctgtctgtctctgtctgatTCTCAGCGCTCTTCCCTGA
- the LOC121506268 gene encoding ICOS ligand-like isoform X1, whose product MNSFCFASMSVFIGAMCALTRSVNGIRFTEILLLSILVFSVITVSGQERIKAQVGDSVLLPCVYDKGLVPDTADVFWRDNNNSVVLEIIKKKPDLTGQNNKYKNRVTSFESEYGRGNFSIQMTNLQLDDSSSYECHIIKVDFIQKLVLTVSERRVGAADSTSPGAAGGAVATSTCFLRTLLPVCLCLILSALP is encoded by the exons ATGAATTCTTTCTGTTTCGCTTCCATGTCGGTGTTCATCGGTGCCATGTGCGCGTTAACGAGGTCAGTTAACGGTATTCG GTTCACAGAAATCCTTCTGCTCAGCATTTTGGTTTTCAGCGTGATCACAG TGAGCGGCCAGGAGCGGATCAAGGCCCAGGTCGGAGACTCGGTCCTGCTGCCTTGTGTTTACGACAAAGGGCTGGTCCCAGACACCGCCGACGTCTTCTGgagagacaacaacaacagcgTGGTGCTGGAAATCATCAAAAAGAAGCCCGACCTGACGGGCcagaataataaatataaaaaccgCGTGACCAGCTTTGAGTCCGAGTACGGCCGAGGGAACTTCTCCATCCAGATGACGAACCTACAGCTGGACGACAGCAGCTCCTACGAGTGTCACATCATCAAGGTGGACTTCATCCAGAAGCTGGTCCTCACCGTGTCAG aGCGGCGTGTGGGGGCAGCAGACAGTACATCTCCAGGAGCAGCAGGTGGCGCTGTGGCAACATCAACATGCTTCCTCAGGACtctacttcctgtctgtctctgtctgatTCTCAGCGCTCTTCCCTGA
- the LOC121506271 gene encoding mid1-interacting protein 1-B-like: MMQISESYNQKNSLFNAMNRFIGAVNNMDQTVMVPSLLRDVPLDDGEGVKAPTNGPAYLHQDGDMYSSYMLLKSIRNDIEWGVLQGDERRKEKAGVAEVRLEDDLEKQFHFHLNGLHTVLSKLTRKADTLTTRYKEEIGCRN; this comes from the coding sequence ATGATGCAGATATCAGAGTCCTACAATCAGAAGAACTCGCTCTTCAATGCCATGAACCGCTTCATCGGCGCCGTCAACAACATGGACCAAACGGTGATGGTGCCCAGCCTGCTGCGAGACGTGCCGCTGGACGACGGCGAGGGTGTGAAGGCGCCCACCAACGGCCCTGCTTACCTCCACCAGGACGGCGACATGTACAGCTCGTACATGCTGCTCAAGTCCATTCGCAACGACATCGAGTGGGGCGTCCTACAGGGCGACGAGCGGCGGAAAGAGAAGGCTGGCGTGGCCGAGGTGAGGCTGGAGGACGACCTGGAGAAACAGTTCCACTTCCACCTGAACGGACTCCACACGGTTCTGTCCAAACTGACGCGCAAAGCCGACACGCTGACCACCCGCTACAAGGAGGAGATCGGCTGCAGGAACTGA